In the genome of Bradyrhizobium arachidis, one region contains:
- a CDS encoding cupin domain-containing protein, with amino-acid sequence MTTRRALRLLLLPLAFVTTLSIGSATELNPAAVTYKMPDQIPWGPVDARGAQTAVVVGDPSKAGFYMVYNKWTKGNHFSRPHFHPNDRYIVVLQGTWWVGSGPKFDPDHGTVPMPPGSFVTHTGKQVHWDGAKDEDAVLLIMGEGPATATGAEER; translated from the coding sequence ATGACGACACGCCGCGCCTTGCGCCTTCTGCTGCTGCCGCTCGCCTTCGTCACCACGCTGAGCATCGGCTCCGCCACCGAGCTAAATCCCGCCGCCGTCACCTATAAAATGCCGGACCAGATCCCCTGGGGCCCGGTCGACGCGCGCGGCGCGCAGACGGCGGTGGTGGTCGGCGACCCCAGCAAGGCGGGCTTCTACATGGTCTACAACAAATGGACCAAGGGCAATCACTTCAGCCGCCCGCACTTCCATCCCAACGACCGCTACATCGTGGTGCTGCAAGGCACCTGGTGGGTCGGCTCAGGCCCGAAATTCGACCCCGACCACGGCACCGTGCCGATGCCACCCGGCAGCTTCGTCACCCACACCGGCAAGCAGGTGCATTGGGACGGCGCCAAGGACGAGGACGCCGTGCTGCTGATCATGGGCGAAGGCCCGGCGACCGCGACTGGGGCGGAGGAAAGGTAG